A part of Miscanthus floridulus cultivar M001 chromosome 6, ASM1932011v1, whole genome shotgun sequence genomic DNA contains:
- the LOC136459401 gene encoding cyclin-dependent protein kinase inhibitor SMR4-like, with protein sequence MESSVGVEKAAAAAAVGVGGGGGYGCGGWETPKREECRIPATLPCPAAPRKAVPDFGKRRSPPKNGYFQPPDLEALFALAPRRQASCA encoded by the coding sequence ATGGAGAGCAGCGTAGGCGTAGagaaggcggccgcggcggcggctgtAGGTGTGGGCGGCGGAGGAGGGTACGGCTGTGGCGGGTGGGAGACGCCGAAGCGGGAGGAGTGCCGCATCCCGGCGACGCTGCCCTGCCCCGCGGCGCCGAGGAAGGCCGTGCCGGACTTCGGGAAGCGGCGCAGCCCGCCCAAGAACGGCTACTTCCAGCCGCCGGACCTGGAGGCGCTCTTCGCGCTGGCGCCGCGCCGCCAGGCCTCCTGCGCGTGA